The Streptomyces sp. NBC_01268 genome segment ATCGACTTCTGGATCCGCGGGACCAGACCCTCGTAGGTCATGTTGATGCCCGCGATCTTCATCCGGACCGGCTCGTGGTGGAGGAAGTCGTGCAGCTCCTTCTTCGTGAACCTGCCGATCGGCTTGTCGGCGGGGAAGAAGCCGGACTCGCTGTACAGGCGGTAGTTCCAGCCGCCCGGCTTGTAGCCGGGGATGGTGAGCGCGCCCTCGTCGAGTGACTTCGCGCCGTCGTAGAGCTGGGTGAGGTCGAGATCGGTGACGCTGCCGCGGCCCTCGCAGCGCGTGCACATGCCGCCGGTGCGGTGGAAGGTCGCCTTCACCGTCTTCTTGTCGCCGCGCTCGACGGTGATCGCGCCGCTCGCCCTGACCGAGGGGACGTTGAAGGCGTAGGCGCCGGGCGGGCCGATGTGCGGCTTGCCGAGGCGGCTGAAGAGGATGCGCAGCATGGCGTTGGCGTCGGTCGCGGTGCCGACCGTGGAGCGCGGGTCGGCGCCCATCCGCTGCTGGTCGACGGTGATGGCGGTGGTCAGCCCGTCGAGGACGTCGACCTCCGGGCGGGCCAGGGTCGGCATGAAGCCCTGCACGAAGGCGCTGTACGTCTCGTTGATGAGCCGCTGCGACTCCGCGGCGATCGTGTCGAAGACCAGCGAGCTCTTGCCCGAACCCGAGACACCGGTGAAGACGGTGAGGCGGCGCTTCGGGATCTCGATGCTGACGTCCTTGAGGTTGTTCTCGCGCGCGCCGAGCACGCGGATCACCTCGTGGCTGTCGGCGGCGTGCGGCGCGCTGGCCTTGCTCATCGTCTCGTCTCTCCTCTGTGGGGCGGGCGGGCTCTACTGGGCGGCTCCGACGGACCGGCTCCGGTGGGCCTGCTCCGGTCGGCCTGCTCCGTCGGGCGGGTCGACGCCCGCGGCCGGGCCTGGAGGCCCGGGGTCGCGGGCGGTGAGGCGTCGCGTGCTGTCGAGCGGGATTCCGCTACTGCTTGCGCGGCTGGTTGAAGCGGAGCATGTTGCCGGCCGGGTCGCGGAAGGCGCAGTCCCGCACACCGTACGGCTGATCGACCGGCTCCTGCAGGACTTCGCCGCCGGCCGCCCGGATCCGCTCGAAGGTGGCGTCCACGTCGTCGGTGGAGAAGATCACTCCGCGCAGCAGGCCCTTGGCGAGCAGCTCGGACATGGCCTGCCGGTCGGCCTCCGGGGCCGTGGGGTCGGCGAGCGGCGGTTCGAGGACGATCTCCACGTCCGGCTGGTCGGGCGACCCGACGGTCACCCACCGCATGCCCTCGAACCCGACGTCGTTGCGGACCTCCAGGCCGAGCACGTCACGGTAGAAGGCGAGCGCCTTGTCGTGGTCGTCGACGGCGATGAAGCACTGGGAGAGGTTGATGCTGTTCATGCCTCCGAAGCTACGAGGCCGCGGCGGATTCCGCTTCTCCGATACTGATCGGTTGCCCGGCCGGTGCCTCGGGGACGGTCCGGAGGGGGGCGTCGGCCCGCGCGTCGGGGGCCGGCTTCGGACGCCCGTTCTTCAGCGGCCTGGTGATCACCTTGGCGACGCACGCCGGGATCGGGGCGCCCGACTCGTGGCTGCGGGCCCGGTAGGCGCTGGGGGTCTCGCCGACGAGCTCGGTGAAGCGCGAGCTGAACGACCCCAGCGACGTACAGCCGACCTCGAAGCACACCTCGGTCACGCTCAGGTCGCCCCGGCGCAGCAGCGCCTTGGCCCGCTCGACGCGGCGGGTCATGAGGTAGTTGTACGGGGTCTCCCCGTACGCGGCGCGGAAACTGCGGGAGAAGTGCCCGGCGGACATGAGCGCGACCCTCGCGAGCGCCGGGACGTCCAGCGGCTGCGCGTAGTCACGGTCCATCGCGTCCTTGGCGCGACGCAGGCGCACGAGATCCTCCAGGTTCATCCCCCCAGGGTCCCACGCGGCCCCGATGCACGCGGGGGCTTCTGTCACATCCTCGCGGGCCCGGGCGTCAACGCGGTGACGGGCCGGGCCGGGCCCGCCCGGCCCCGACGAGGAGAGATGCCCCGTGCACGACGAGACCAGCTACCTGACCGCGCAGTTCGACGCCCACCACGAGCAGCTGCGGGCCCTGGCGCGGCGGATGCT includes the following:
- a CDS encoding VOC family protein translates to MNSINLSQCFIAVDDHDKALAFYRDVLGLEVRNDVGFEGMRWVTVGSPDQPDVEIVLEPPLADPTAPEADRQAMSELLAKGLLRGVIFSTDDVDATFERIRAAGGEVLQEPVDQPYGVRDCAFRDPAGNMLRFNQPRKQ
- a CDS encoding helix-turn-helix transcriptional regulator is translated as MNLEDLVRLRRAKDAMDRDYAQPLDVPALARVALMSAGHFSRSFRAAYGETPYNYLMTRRVERAKALLRRGDLSVTEVCFEVGCTSLGSFSSRFTELVGETPSAYRARSHESGAPIPACVAKVITRPLKNGRPKPAPDARADAPLRTVPEAPAGQPISIGEAESAAAS